The Petroclostridium xylanilyticum genome has a segment encoding these proteins:
- a CDS encoding IS4 family transposase — MNDCTTVFETLKGFLPMNLLEKAVDETDADHGTKKFTVLRQLNTMMYAHLVQKDSLRDIVTGIMADQKLQKYTGTISFSQLSRKNSDRDPDVFRRIFEAVLAKLKKHHGIRIIPGSWGTLKILDATIIRLCISLFPWADYRETKAAVKVHTLYDVLLGYPDQIIVTEGIIHDKEKMDSLITKPNITYIFDRGYLDYKEFDRYCKEDIFFITRLKKNAVMELVSINSISQGGPVLSDKEVILGGFYTKMQHSLRVVEVIDSSTGEPFYIATNRFDLTGEEIAEIYRLRWQIELFFKWIKQHLKIKKFYGTSFNAVLNQIYTALILFCLLKLMHILVGTNHNFLEMVRLIAGGLWNTIAYLKKSLSTVKPPGRKRKRFNWKREYVDFYIQCMFGKVSSY, encoded by the coding sequence ATGAATGATTGTACTACAGTTTTTGAAACTTTAAAAGGCTTTTTACCAATGAACTTACTGGAAAAAGCCGTTGACGAAACCGATGCAGACCACGGAACCAAGAAATTTACTGTTCTTCGGCAACTGAATACTATGATGTATGCACACTTGGTCCAGAAAGACAGCCTTAGGGATATTGTTACAGGTATTATGGCTGACCAGAAACTCCAGAAATATACTGGCACAATAAGTTTTTCACAGCTATCCCGCAAAAACAGCGACCGTGATCCGGATGTTTTTAGAAGGATATTTGAAGCTGTTCTTGCTAAACTTAAAAAGCATCACGGTATACGTATCATACCTGGTAGCTGGGGCACGCTAAAGATACTGGACGCTACTATAATAAGGCTTTGTATCTCTCTCTTTCCCTGGGCTGACTATCGGGAAACTAAAGCTGCAGTCAAGGTGCATACCCTGTACGATGTTCTTTTAGGTTACCCGGATCAGATTATAGTGACAGAGGGTATTATACATGACAAAGAGAAGATGGATTCCCTTATTACCAAACCCAACATCACATATATATTTGACCGCGGCTATTTAGACTACAAAGAGTTTGACAGGTACTGCAAGGAGGATATATTCTTTATCACAAGGCTTAAAAAGAATGCTGTAATGGAGTTAGTTAGTATAAACTCAATATCCCAGGGAGGCCCTGTACTATCTGATAAAGAAGTAATTCTCGGTGGCTTTTATACAAAGATGCAGCACTCCTTGAGAGTTGTGGAAGTAATCGACTCTTCTACAGGTGAGCCCTTTTATATAGCCACAAACCGCTTTGACCTTACAGGTGAGGAAATAGCTGAAATCTACCGTCTAAGATGGCAGATAGAGCTATTCTTTAAGTGGATAAAGCAGCATCTTAAAATCAAGAAGTTTTATGGTACCAGTTTTAATGCAGTCTTAAACCAGATTTACACGGCATTGATTCTGTTTTGCTTGTTAAAACTCATGCATATTCTGGTGGGTACCAATCATAACTTCTTGGAGATGGTAAGACTCATTGCAGGCGGACTGTGGAATACCATTGCCTACCTTAAAAAGTCTCTATCCACTGTAAAACCTCCAGGTCGCAAACGAAAGCGGTTTAATTGGAAGAGAGAGTACGTTGATTTCTACATCCAGTGTATGTTTGGTAAGGTTTCGTCATATTAA
- the gtfA gene encoding sucrose phosphorylase, with product MSIKNEIMLITYADSMGKNLNELGSLLKTHFKDVVSGVHILPFFPSSADRGFAPLTYEEVDESFGTWHDIEDLSKDFYLMFDFMINHISRSSKYYKDFVKNKDNSPYADFFIRYKDFWPNGEPTQEDIDIIYKRKPRAPYIEVEFEDGTTEKIWCTFDSEQVDLNLSAEVTRKFVRDSLVHLAKKGASIIRLDAFAYATKKIGTNCFFIEPDVWELLDYAKSILEPYGVEILPEIHEHYSIQLKLAEKGYWVYDFALPMLLLYTLYSGSNKRLVNWLKQCPRKQFTTLDTHDGIGVVDVRDLLSDDEIEQTKEYLFSRGANVKRIYNTTAYNNLDIYQINCTYYSALGNNDDAYLLARAIQFFAPGIPQVYYVGLLAGENDIELLEKTKVGRNINRHYYTKEEVEENLKRPVIKRLFNLMRFRNSYPAFNGDYKILDTNDEQSLEISWKKDEFEAILKADLKTHKYTISYFDPQDRTYRNLTDC from the coding sequence ATGTCAATTAAAAATGAAATAATGCTTATTACTTATGCTGACAGCATGGGAAAAAATTTAAATGAACTTGGAAGCCTTTTAAAAACACATTTTAAGGATGTTGTCAGCGGTGTTCACATTCTCCCCTTTTTTCCGTCATCTGCTGACAGGGGTTTTGCACCGCTTACGTATGAAGAAGTGGATGAAAGTTTCGGGACATGGCATGATATTGAAGACTTGAGCAAAGATTTCTATTTGATGTTTGATTTCATGATCAATCATATATCCCGAAGTTCAAAATACTATAAGGATTTCGTAAAAAACAAGGATAATTCACCTTATGCCGACTTTTTTATCCGGTATAAGGACTTCTGGCCCAATGGAGAGCCAACTCAGGAAGACATTGACATTATTTACAAGAGAAAACCCAGGGCTCCATATATTGAAGTAGAATTTGAAGATGGGACAACTGAAAAAATATGGTGTACCTTCGATAGTGAGCAGGTTGACCTGAATCTATCTGCCGAAGTCACCAGGAAGTTTGTAAGGGACTCTTTGGTACATCTGGCTAAAAAAGGTGCATCCATTATTAGACTTGATGCTTTCGCATATGCGACCAAAAAGATTGGGACAAATTGTTTCTTCATAGAACCTGATGTTTGGGAACTGCTTGACTATGCAAAATCAATATTAGAACCTTATGGCGTTGAAATACTGCCCGAGATACATGAGCATTACTCAATACAGTTAAAGCTTGCTGAAAAAGGATACTGGGTATACGATTTTGCTCTGCCCATGCTGTTGCTTTACACCCTTTACAGTGGCTCTAACAAGAGGCTTGTAAACTGGCTCAAGCAGTGTCCAAGGAAGCAGTTTACCACCCTTGATACACATGATGGAATAGGAGTGGTGGACGTAAGAGACCTTTTAAGCGATGATGAAATTGAGCAAACAAAAGAATACCTGTTTTCAAGGGGCGCAAACGTAAAAAGGATATACAATACAACAGCTTATAATAATCTTGATATCTACCAGATTAACTGCACTTATTATTCAGCTTTGGGAAATAATGATGACGCATACCTTTTGGCAAGGGCAATCCAGTTTTTTGCGCCTGGAATTCCCCAGGTGTATTATGTTGGGCTGCTGGCCGGAGAAAATGACATTGAGCTTCTTGAAAAGACCAAGGTGGGGAGAAACATAAACCGTCACTACTATACTAAGGAGGAGGTTGAGGAAAATCTCAAGAGGCCAGTTATAAAAAGGCTGTTCAACCTGATGAGGTTCCGCAACTCTTACCCCGCTTTCAATGGTGACTACAAGATTCTCGATACAAACGATGAGCAGTCATTGGAGATTTCATGGAAAAAAGACGAGTTTGAGGCAATACTGAAAGCTGATCTAAAGACTCACAAGTATACAATAAGCTACTTTGATCCTCAAGATAGAACTTATAGAAATTTAACTGACTGCTAA
- a CDS encoding LacI family DNA-binding transcriptional regulator: MATIKDVAQKAGVTVTTVSRVLNNRGYISDATRQKVYKAMEELDYQPNEIARSLYRRKSNIIGLIIPTVSHPFFGELSNYIEYYAYNYGYKILLCNSQLDRTKEREYIDMLKRHQVDGIIMGSHTLEVDEYINLNLPIVTFDRCISDNIPYISSDNYQGGKLATNLLIDKGCKKIAHICGNLKLNLLANKRYKAFIDMAVDRNIEHITVQTDIKVFDINQYEKLIYNLFKDHPDIDGIFASSDIMAAYAIKVCSQFNKNIPDDIKIVGYDDVKIASLVIPQITTIRQPIEEMGKLAIELIIKQINDEKVLMENIFPVTLVERYTA; this comes from the coding sequence ATGGCCACAATAAAAGATGTAGCACAAAAGGCGGGGGTAACCGTAACAACTGTTTCTCGCGTTTTAAATAATAGAGGTTATATAAGTGACGCTACGAGACAAAAGGTATATAAGGCAATGGAAGAGTTAGACTATCAACCAAATGAAATCGCCCGTTCGTTATACAGAAGAAAATCCAACATCATTGGACTTATTATACCTACTGTCTCACATCCGTTTTTTGGAGAATTATCTAATTATATAGAATACTATGCCTATAATTACGGTTATAAAATATTATTATGCAATTCCCAGCTTGACAGGACAAAAGAAAGAGAATATATAGATATGCTGAAAAGACATCAAGTTGATGGCATAATAATGGGGAGCCATACTTTAGAAGTAGATGAGTATATAAACTTAAATTTGCCTATAGTAACATTTGATAGATGTATTTCAGACAACATCCCTTATATTTCATCAGATAACTATCAAGGGGGTAAATTAGCAACAAACCTGTTAATAGATAAGGGATGTAAAAAAATAGCACATATTTGCGGTAATTTAAAATTAAACCTGTTAGCAAACAAAAGATATAAAGCTTTTATTGATATGGCTGTTGACAGAAACATAGAGCACATAACCGTTCAAACAGATATAAAAGTATTTGATATTAATCAATACGAAAAACTGATTTATAATTTATTTAAAGACCATCCGGATATAGATGGAATATTTGCAAGTAGTGATATAATGGCCGCATATGCCATTAAAGTCTGTTCCCAATTCAATAAAAATATACCTGACGATATAAAGATTGTAGGTTATGACGACGTTAAAATAGCATCTTTAGTTATTCCGCAAATCACAACAATAAGGCAGCCAATAGAAGAGATGGGCAAATTAGCTATAGAATTAATTATCAAGCAAATAAATGACGAAAAAGTTTTGATGGAAAATATTTTTCCTGTTACCTTGGTGGAAAGGTATACAGCATAG
- a CDS encoding carbohydrate ABC transporter permease, translating to MNKKNRILDNIKTYLVFAGPTTFIFFTVMILPFLFGIYLTFTNWDGVSKTLNFIGLKNYAVVFADKVFWTSFLLTLKYVFFTVIFINVIAFLLAFILTSGVRGQNFFRAGFFVPNLIGGIVLGLMWRFIFSNALVYIGKKYGIQIFEASWLGNPNKAFWALVIGTVWQYSGYMMVIYISGFMNIPKELLEACSIDGANGFVRLKTIILPLMVPSFIVCVFLTLQRGFMVYDINLSLTQGGPFKSTQLVSMHVYEKAFLSQQYGIGQAEAFFLFLMVAAVTITQVYFSKKLEVEA from the coding sequence ATGAATAAAAAAAATCGTATTCTAGATAATATTAAAACCTACTTGGTTTTTGCGGGGCCAACGACTTTTATATTCTTTACCGTTATGATACTTCCGTTTTTGTTTGGTATTTACTTGACATTTACCAACTGGGATGGAGTATCAAAGACCCTTAACTTTATAGGCTTGAAAAATTATGCGGTAGTTTTTGCCGATAAAGTTTTCTGGACATCATTCTTACTGACGTTAAAATATGTCTTTTTTACTGTGATTTTTATCAATGTAATCGCTTTCCTTTTAGCATTCATTTTAACCAGCGGGGTTAGAGGTCAAAACTTCTTTAGAGCAGGTTTTTTTGTACCTAATCTGATCGGGGGCATAGTATTAGGACTTATGTGGAGATTTATATTCTCAAATGCACTTGTGTATATTGGGAAAAAGTACGGCATCCAGATTTTTGAAGCTTCCTGGTTGGGAAACCCGAATAAAGCCTTCTGGGCTTTGGTAATTGGTACTGTGTGGCAGTATTCCGGCTATATGATGGTAATCTATATATCAGGATTTATGAATATACCCAAGGAACTTTTGGAGGCCTGCAGTATTGATGGTGCAAATGGTTTTGTAAGGCTGAAAACAATTATACTTCCCTTAATGGTCCCGTCTTTTATAGTATGTGTATTCCTAACGCTGCAAAGAGGGTTTATGGTATATGATATCAACCTTTCATTAACACAGGGAGGACCGTTTAAAAGTACTCAGTTGGTATCCATGCATGTCTATGAGAAGGCATTCCTGTCCCAACAGTACGGCATCGGCCAAGCTGAAGCGTTTTTCCTGTTCTTGATGGTGGCTGCTGTAACAATTACACAGGTATATTTTAGCAAAAAGCTGGAGGTGGAAGCATAA
- a CDS encoding ABC transporter substrate-binding protein, giving the protein MSKIKLLSLMISFMLVISMLAGCGTANKNQSTNQSAEPAGKEVKITLLNSKGEVQAQLEEAAKVFSNENPGIVLEVIPCPAGGSPFEKVTSMYASGNAPSLAMLDPGDIVKFKDKFVDFTSEKWVEDTIPGVADAATIDGKLYGFPSTIEGFALIYNKKVLDKAGVDPASIKTRKSLEDAFKKVEASGVAPVVISPMDWSLGAHFLSIAYVDQAKDGDSLKKFMQSLKEGKADLKNNKIFTGLMETFDVLKKYNIDKNDPLAGTYERGPELLGKGTVGFWFMGNWAWPQIKSFDTADGQYGFVPVPISDNADDYGNSQIIKGTSKFIGVDKEQNSPEQQAAAKKFLNWIVYEKSGQDFLVNKANFIPAFKNITLEIQDPLGKSIKDYMTQNKAMNSIDTYFAMPADHWKQVGASMQKYLAGQSDVETLAKEIEEYWKQAK; this is encoded by the coding sequence ATGTCAAAGATTAAACTGTTATCCTTAATGATTTCGTTTATGCTGGTAATTTCTATGTTAGCTGGCTGTGGAACTGCTAATAAAAACCAATCTACAAACCAATCTGCAGAACCAGCAGGAAAAGAAGTTAAAATAACTTTACTTAACTCAAAAGGTGAAGTTCAGGCCCAATTAGAAGAAGCTGCAAAGGTATTTTCCAATGAAAATCCTGGCATAGTGTTGGAAGTTATCCCTTGTCCTGCAGGAGGTTCTCCTTTTGAAAAGGTTACATCCATGTATGCTTCAGGGAATGCGCCGTCTCTTGCTATGCTAGACCCGGGCGATATTGTTAAATTTAAAGATAAGTTTGTAGATTTTACTTCTGAAAAGTGGGTTGAAGATACTATTCCGGGTGTTGCTGACGCAGCTACCATCGATGGTAAATTGTACGGTTTTCCGTCTACAATTGAAGGTTTTGCATTAATATACAATAAGAAGGTATTGGATAAGGCTGGCGTTGATCCTGCTTCCATCAAGACAAGAAAGAGTCTAGAGGACGCATTCAAAAAGGTGGAGGCTTCAGGTGTAGCTCCTGTCGTCATTTCACCTATGGATTGGTCCTTGGGTGCACATTTTCTTTCAATTGCTTACGTAGATCAGGCTAAAGACGGTGATTCACTCAAGAAATTCATGCAGTCTTTAAAAGAAGGCAAAGCTGATTTGAAAAACAACAAGATATTTACCGGCTTAATGGAAACTTTTGATGTTTTGAAGAAATACAATATTGACAAAAATGATCCATTAGCAGGCACTTATGAAAGAGGTCCCGAATTATTAGGAAAAGGCACTGTAGGATTCTGGTTCATGGGCAACTGGGCTTGGCCGCAGATCAAGAGTTTTGACACTGCGGATGGACAATACGGATTTGTACCGGTGCCAATCAGCGATAATGCAGATGACTACGGTAACTCACAGATTATAAAAGGGACATCTAAGTTTATAGGTGTAGATAAAGAACAGAACTCACCGGAGCAACAGGCAGCAGCTAAGAAATTCCTAAACTGGATAGTATATGAAAAGAGCGGTCAGGATTTCTTGGTAAACAAAGCAAATTTCATTCCTGCTTTCAAAAATATTACATTGGAAATCCAGGATCCTTTGGGTAAATCCATCAAGGATTATATGACCCAAAATAAAGCAATGAATAGTATTGACACTTATTTTGCAATGCCGGCAGACCACTGGAAACAAGTAGGTGCCAGCATGCAGAAATATCTTGCAGGACAAAGTGACGTAGAAACTTTGGCAAAAGAAATAGAAGAGTACTGGAAACAAGCAAAATAA
- a CDS encoding carbohydrate ABC transporter permease, producing the protein MRTANVLMGKKNKLVSAAQIGLLSVLFLLYFFPFMFVVVNSFKSTKEFLTNPIAIPLKLEFSNYITAFEKMRYTYAFVNSLIITVLSVALIAICSAMTAHVFVRKKWKINTYMFFIMVASMIIPFQAIMIPLVKIYGSIGMLNNKWALIYMYIGFGAPLAVFIYHGFLKSIPLELEEAAMIDGCSKLQIFFKIVFPLLKPTTMTIVILDMLWIWNDFLLPSLVLINPINRTLPLSTFYFFGTYTVDYGLLMAGLMMTMIPVIVVYLFLQKHIIKGVMQGSIK; encoded by the coding sequence ATGCGGACTGCTAATGTATTAATGGGGAAAAAGAATAAATTAGTCAGTGCGGCTCAAATCGGGTTGCTTAGTGTTTTGTTTTTATTATATTTTTTTCCGTTCATGTTTGTAGTTGTTAATTCTTTTAAATCGACCAAAGAGTTTCTAACCAACCCGATTGCAATTCCATTAAAACTGGAATTTTCTAACTATATTACTGCTTTTGAAAAAATGCGCTATACCTATGCCTTTGTCAATTCACTCATTATTACGGTCCTAAGTGTAGCTTTGATAGCAATTTGTTCTGCCATGACAGCGCATGTATTTGTTAGAAAAAAATGGAAGATAAATACGTATATGTTTTTCATCATGGTGGCTTCCATGATTATTCCGTTTCAGGCCATTATGATTCCTCTTGTAAAGATATACGGTTCTATCGGAATGTTAAACAACAAATGGGCATTGATTTATATGTACATTGGTTTTGGAGCTCCTCTAGCAGTGTTCATATACCATGGATTCCTTAAAAGCATCCCTTTAGAACTGGAAGAAGCGGCAATGATAGACGGATGCAGTAAACTACAGATATTTTTCAAAATAGTATTTCCATTGCTAAAACCTACAACAATGACAATTGTTATCCTGGATATGTTATGGATATGGAACGATTTCCTTTTGCCTAGTCTTGTATTAATTAATCCGATTAATAGGACGCTGCCTTTGTCAACCTTCTACTTTTTCGGTACCTATACTGTAGATTATGGTTTATTGATGGCTGGTTTGATGATGACAATGATTCCGGTAATCGTGGTGTATCTGTTCTTACAGAAGCACATTATAAAAGGCGTAATGCAGGGTTCTATCAAATAA